One region of Wyeomyia smithii strain HCP4-BCI-WySm-NY-G18 chromosome 3, ASM2978416v1, whole genome shotgun sequence genomic DNA includes:
- the LOC129731147 gene encoding serine/threonine-protein kinase RIO3 produces MSSPWGAVQEVKSVDFQEIMSEEFARGLQKQEGFVQPEALTVNENNEPVAGCSRSLDPGKLLDKCELLSTSKEPTSFSSNEIILEEIVRAIEEADQKQLESDATIAKLLQAQFDSEYDEQLKREENHMNRNSRVKISLKNYRMVPEELLYDEHEIELPISKKADWDRFETNEKEQKSIPRVGYKVNDIGEMVTKHNQDIVGRKNACKVMSFPPEFSTGDGAGFDMKLPNYVFNQLKSHSKKASRKKNTAQDRKENVATAEMGLDESTRIILYKWINNQLLNSIDGIISTGKEAVILHGETDPSNPNLEEGESFPSEVAIKVFSTTLNEFKQRDRYIKDDFRFAGRYSKQNARIVINQWAEKELHNLNRMKRVGIRCPEIVTFKKNILVMSFIGMNMIPAPKLKEATLNEAQLICAYEEIVEIMYKLYNDARLVHADLSEYNILWYKEQCWIIDVAQSVEPGHPGALEFLMRDCNNISTFFNKRGVSDVKTKEDLFFHITGLDPISHNATILERIHMKGEPAHVVSAVDDNTPEQFKPMEYPFDFAWKKVEKYKNNKKKSDVHPSHNCRDAPATDGPSSECLAPHEERVAV; encoded by the exons ATGTCTTCACCGTGGGGAGCTGTGCAAGAAGTGAAAAGTGTTGATTTCCAAGAAATTATGTCTGAAGAATTTGCTCGTGGTCTTCAGAAGCAAGAAGGATTTGTTCAACCGGAAGCGTTAACAGTGAACGAAAATAATGAACCTGTGGCAGGATGCTCAAGGTCTCTTGATCCTGGAAAACTGCTAGACAAGTGTGAATTGTTGAGCACGAG CAAAGAGCCGACAAGTTTTAGTTCAAACGAGATCATTCTCGAGGAAATTGTCCGAGCAATTGAAGAGGCCGACCAAAAGCAACTTGAATCTGATGCTACTATTGCGAAGCTCTTACAAGCTCAGTTTGATTCTGAATATGATGAACAACTGAAACGAGAAGAAAACCACATGAACCGAAATTCGAGGGTTAAAATATCATTAAAAAATTATCGTATGGTTCCTGAGGAGCTACTGTATGATGAACATGAAATAGAACTGCCGATCTCGAAAAAGGCAGATTGGGATCGGTTCGAAACCAACGAAAAGGAACAGAAATCTATTCCTCGCGTTGGCTACAAGGTGAACGATATTGGTGAAATGGTGACAAAGCACAACCAAGATATTGTCGGAAGGAAAAATGCATGTAAAGTCATGTCTTTTCCACCGGAATTCTCTACTGGTGACGGAGCAGGTTTTGATATGAAACTACCAAATTATGTGTTCAATCAGTTAAAATCGCATTCGAAAAAGGCATCCCGAAAGAAAAACACCGCACAGGATCGAAAGGAAAATGTTGCCACTGCCGAAATGGGTTTAGATGAATCAACCAGGATTATTTTGTATAAATGGATAAATAACCAGCTTCTGAACTCGATTGATGGTATAATTTCGACCGGAAAAGAAGCGGTAATTTTACACGGTGAGACTGATCCATCCAATCCTAACCTGGAAGAAGGTGAATCGTTTCCTAGCGAAGTAGCTATAAAGGTGTTTAGTACAACATTGAACGAATTTAAACAGAGAGATCGGTACATCAAAGATGATTTTCGCTTTGCTGGTAGATATTCCAAGCAGAACGCTCGAATTGTCATCAATCAATGGGCAGAAAAGGAGCTCCACAATCTAAACAGGATGAAAAGGGTTGGCATCCGTTGTCCAGAAATTGTAACATTTAAGAAAAATATATTGGTAATGTCTTTCATCGGCATGAATATGATTCCGGCACCTAAACTAAAAGAAGCTACTTTGAATGAAGCACAACTGATTTGTGCGTATGAAGAAATTGTTGAAATCATGTACAAATTATATAACGACGCCAGGCTGGTGCATGCGGATCTTTCAGAGTATAATATTCTCTGGTATAAGGAACAATGTTGGATCATAGATGTGGCTCAATCGGTTGAGCCAGGACACCCAGGAGCTCTTGAGTTCTTGATGAGAGATTGCAATAATATTAGCACG tttttcaaCAAGCGCGGAGTCAGCGATGTTAAAACTAAGGAAGATCTGTTCTTCCATATTACAGGATTAGATCCTATTAGCCATAACGCTACAATACTAGAACGAATTCATATGAAAGGAGAACCAGCGCATGTTGTTTCCGCCGTTGATGATAATACACCGGAACAATTCAAGCCAATGGAATATCCGTTTGATTTTGCTTGGAAAAAGGTTGAGAAgtataaaaacaacaaaaagaaaAGTGACGTGCACCCGAGTCATAACTGCCGTGACGCTCCAGCGACCGATGGTCCGAGTAGCGAATGCTTGGCACCCCACGAAGAAAGAGTAGCAGTTTGA
- the LOC129731148 gene encoding uncharacterized protein LOC129731148 yields the protein MVICTFFLNNSCRFGSKCINDHIDLASVIKSEVDGTLKGNQWPLSCFGPFKGRTCVPNFIEDFSYEEIRMMYLKAKMQNNIAEHQMQLGRMITEAKQKMQWLATTNSSIMNILIELYNQQEDSSKPVIGQPPTGPVNNPFAAQMENSAPGSTASIFGGGSASGGFGTMNAAFGNSGTTAGNIFGTASNQIGSGILGGATNSTSVGGNMFVNPAQAAATVTSNVFALPNLGNKQTSSNVFGAPPVFGNTNVSLFPANQKSQDSYSDPGGSIFGGNSAASVPTGHLFTQQAQSVFGQTSNQNKNLFANASQTQHATGTLFAPTPINTNPFVNPTFGASQTSSQEHQNLFGSSFTQSPQQSVQTSMFSQPATQAPAGSMFVPTPQVAQPGQTGPFTAHQQSAFGSNATSINTPSTTTSTGLNTPSVTLYSRMEDLNKEQLDAFNATAFEIGKIPTVPPPRELCN from the exons ATGGTGATTTGCACGTTCTTTTTAAATAACAGTTGTCGCTTTGGTTCAAAATGCATTAATGACCACATTGATTTGGC GTCTGTTATCAAATCCGAAGTGGATGGTACTCTCAAAGGTAACCAATGGCCACTGTCGTGCTTTGGACCCTTTAAAGGGCGCACTTGTGTGCCGAATTTCATAGAAGATTTCAGTTATGAAGAAATTAGAATGATGTACCTGAAAgccaaaatgcaaaataatattGCTGAGCACCAGATGCAACTGGGAAGAATGATTACCGAGGCTAAACAGAAAATGCAATGGCTTGCCACGACAAACTCAAGCATAATGAATATATTGATTGAATTGTACAATCAACAGGAAGATTCTTCAAAACCAGTGATCGGTCAACCACCAACCGGACCTGTAAATAATCCATTCGCCGCTCAAATGGAGAATTCTGCTCCCGGTTCTACAGCGAGTATTTTCGGAGGGGGAAGTGCATCTGGAGGATTTGGAACAATGAATGCTGCTTTTGGCAATTCAGGAACAACAGCGGGCAATATATTCGGTACTGCATCAAATCAAATTGGATCTGGTATTTTGGGTGGTGCAACTAACAGTACTTCGGTTGGAGGAAACATGTTTGTGAATCCTGCTCAAGCCGCAGCAACAGTAACCTCAAATGTATTTGCCTTACCGAATTTGGGAAACAAACAAACATCTAGTAACGTATTTGGAGCCCCTCCTGTTTTTGGAAACACCAATGTGTCGTTATTTCCGGCCAATCAAAAAAGTCAGGATTCATATTCAGATCCGGGTGGATCCATTTTCGGCGGAAACAGTGCGGCCTCAGTTCCTACTGGACATTTATTTACACAACAAGCTCAATCGGTTTTTGGTCAAACATCAAATCAGAATAAAAATCTGTTCGCAAATGCTTCGCAAACTCAACATGCTACAGGAACTCTTTTTGCGCCTACTCCTATAAATACAAATCCATTTGTGAATCCGACATTCGGAGCTTCTCAAACATCTTCCCAAGAACATCAAAATTTGTTCGGATCAAGTTTTACACAATCACCCCAACAATCAGTACAGACTAGTATGTTTTCCCAACCTGCAACACAAGCTCCCGCTGGAAGTATGTTCGTCCCTACACCACAAGTAGCACAACCGGGCCAGACGGGCCCCTTTACAGCACATCAGCAATCTGCATTTGGGAGTAATGCTACATCAATCAACACTCCGTCAACTACAACTAGTACCGGCTTAAACACCCCGTCTGTTACGCTATACAGTAGAATGGAAGACTTGAACAAAGAGCAACTGGATGCGTTCAATGCCACTGCTTTTGAAATCGGCAAAATCCCAACTGTTCCACCACCTCGTGAGCTAtgcaattga